A single Silvibacterium dinghuense DNA region contains:
- a CDS encoding glycosyl hydrolase family 28-related protein has protein sequence MNVTREALRQKGLWLGICMVLAIATAAKAQVTTTTVQGTIYRADGTAAQGTVIVNWPAFSTAANQAVAAGSTTATIGVDGFLTLSLAANAGAYPAGTYYTAIYHLDDGTVSKEYWVVPAATTAAISSIRAELAPATVAVQAVTKDYVDTSIAAITDEYLPLSGGTMTGALLLNGDPFSGTQAATKHYADTLAAAMVPLAGATMSGTLSLPNAIAKLPRVDIRHPDFGSGCANAADPTGTEDSTCAITAAVAYAQSVSANGQTPTVYFPEGTYKISSALRLPCALHYTGDGPSATTLEQTGDAANAITVYNGGALLDGYLCAGSLQDMQITTSGSHQHTADLVELDSAPGFKLNRLRLYNSGGRGLQLNGTSERIESNDLQIDAVRWPLILTTNTNEDHFFKTNIDAPGFAADNYCWGNNCPNGVFPGYAWATAQTLVSASGNGTTLTVVAQGGTDSGNTNGASPLGVGHWFELTGIANVTAMNGFWQITGVTNNSPASGEYTLTATSTASGTATVTGASFLPAILPENHAAVWMAGVNVGFYGGSIKPLYAEGGFQVFNSEASQITNFYLEGFPENGQPHMNAGITVGGLLPQTTLGGSLATGALAVAANGAWFPDYYNDPADAQAASCISYVMIAPEDFTWGSTTASTYVSGITQGQYEIACVKGFAGDGNLYLATRQVSAYGLYTTTAPAAIVWPAGSLVEMISSSTSYGNGLLVSATHINAIDAPGTNWAADCNDSGALTCADLIAGVIPDSVGVAIPGNTGASGRTAQLSLLNDSLYSGSAEMYGQGYLKVHSSAQVTVLGAGAAASTTGETSEVANGQFLNGAGLPVVMAVAYPTGKSAWVSYINPAAGIMANSNTGPFFESMVNGSSGQAVNLGANPGGSSALGHQFATSSCWYDVGPSASSTHAENRFCMKGGPGLTGSAAGWEYDVWSGSAWVGAFSLAAQGSTANATVSGAEEVQGALNAATINGEITVDGVTYASLNAAWSAAVSAATASGQNQTVRLGAGSFAVSATLNEPTNGACVNLIGSGGTTVNAGSSAATTLTVPASLGGDVFYLGNTAQAQGCSFKDFVILAATNATHGFEMQWFRGLLIDNVTVNDTTAEGVLLGEESTTAGHQANFLLRNVTVSYNASLFTPASRPAYGVHIQKTAIDSHLDDITVRNALTASVYNEGTGNTGYLIHGFGYPYTCTTAPCSNTATSSSAANASYATNYVIEDIGGGGSIWTDTYLDSPAIAGFYIGADGVTAHGGHIQWPDLTSFPAANLAYVADGVTNNLMLGNIDCLEMNTAVNWITYAGTSGNPPTFSTVHGLTGCGNYVQALNPEEVTGFSSGGANINDPSGAVPRVWSTPIAAASSYPAYVAQLYTGYEGDVIQGHFSGVSPFFNVTYQGTIKSNGGIALGTVLNTASTLTLTNANKNVIANAVSGAQTITLPSCYTAWPDKASPTGLEFTIIKSDTSANAVTLATVSSQNINYAGTSATTLAISAAGKRTLICGPDYNWYAF, from the coding sequence ATGAACGTGACCAGAGAAGCGTTGCGACAGAAAGGACTGTGGCTGGGAATCTGCATGGTTCTGGCCATAGCAACGGCGGCAAAGGCGCAGGTGACCACGACGACGGTGCAGGGCACGATCTATCGCGCAGACGGCACAGCGGCGCAGGGTACGGTCATTGTGAACTGGCCGGCATTCTCAACAGCAGCCAACCAGGCTGTGGCCGCGGGCAGTACCACAGCAACGATCGGCGTGGATGGATTCCTGACACTGAGTCTGGCAGCAAATGCCGGAGCGTATCCGGCAGGGACTTACTACACGGCGATCTACCACCTGGATGATGGGACGGTCAGCAAGGAGTATTGGGTGGTGCCAGCAGCAACGACTGCGGCGATCTCCTCGATCCGCGCAGAGCTGGCGCCGGCCACCGTCGCCGTGCAGGCTGTCACGAAAGATTATGTGGATACGTCGATTGCGGCGATCACGGATGAGTATCTGCCGTTGAGCGGCGGCACGATGACAGGCGCGCTGCTGCTGAACGGCGATCCGTTCTCGGGAACACAGGCGGCGACGAAGCACTATGCAGATACCCTGGCTGCGGCCATGGTGCCGCTGGCGGGCGCGACGATGAGCGGCACGCTGAGCCTGCCAAATGCGATCGCCAAGCTGCCGAGGGTAGATATACGGCATCCGGATTTCGGATCGGGATGTGCGAATGCGGCCGATCCGACGGGGACAGAGGATTCAACATGCGCCATTACGGCGGCGGTGGCCTATGCGCAAAGCGTCTCGGCGAACGGGCAGACGCCGACGGTGTATTTTCCGGAGGGCACGTACAAGATCAGCAGCGCGCTGCGTCTGCCATGCGCTCTGCACTACACCGGCGACGGACCGAGCGCCACGACACTCGAGCAGACAGGCGATGCAGCCAACGCGATCACGGTCTACAACGGCGGCGCGCTGCTGGATGGATATCTTTGCGCGGGCAGCCTGCAGGATATGCAGATTACGACGAGCGGATCGCATCAGCATACGGCTGACCTGGTGGAGCTCGACAGCGCACCGGGGTTCAAACTGAACCGGCTGCGGCTGTACAACTCCGGCGGCCGCGGGCTGCAATTAAATGGCACGAGCGAACGCATCGAGTCGAACGATCTGCAGATCGATGCAGTGCGCTGGCCTCTGATCCTGACGACCAATACAAATGAGGATCACTTCTTCAAGACGAATATCGATGCCCCTGGTTTTGCCGCAGACAACTACTGCTGGGGCAATAACTGCCCAAATGGTGTGTTTCCCGGCTATGCGTGGGCGACAGCGCAGACGCTGGTATCGGCAAGCGGGAATGGGACGACGCTGACGGTAGTAGCGCAGGGCGGAACGGACAGTGGCAACACGAATGGAGCATCGCCGCTGGGAGTGGGACATTGGTTCGAACTAACGGGAATTGCCAACGTCACGGCGATGAACGGCTTCTGGCAGATCACAGGAGTGACGAACAATTCTCCGGCCAGCGGCGAATACACGCTGACAGCAACATCGACAGCAAGCGGGACGGCGACGGTGACAGGCGCGAGCTTCCTGCCGGCAATCCTACCGGAGAACCATGCGGCGGTGTGGATGGCGGGCGTGAATGTGGGCTTCTATGGCGGATCGATCAAGCCACTGTATGCCGAAGGAGGCTTTCAGGTCTTCAACAGTGAGGCAAGCCAGATCACGAACTTTTATCTCGAAGGCTTTCCGGAGAATGGGCAGCCGCACATGAATGCAGGCATTACGGTGGGTGGTCTGCTGCCGCAGACAACGCTGGGAGGCTCTCTCGCTACAGGAGCTCTGGCGGTAGCAGCCAACGGCGCATGGTTTCCTGACTACTATAACGATCCGGCAGATGCACAGGCGGCCAGCTGCATCAGCTACGTGATGATTGCGCCAGAGGATTTCACATGGGGCAGCACCACGGCCTCAACCTATGTGAGCGGCATTACGCAGGGGCAATACGAGATTGCGTGCGTGAAGGGCTTTGCCGGAGACGGGAATCTCTATCTCGCGACACGCCAGGTAAGCGCGTACGGTTTGTATACGACGACCGCCCCGGCGGCCATTGTGTGGCCTGCGGGCTCGCTGGTGGAGATGATCAGCAGCTCCACGAGCTATGGCAACGGACTGCTGGTGAGCGCGACGCACATCAATGCCATCGATGCGCCGGGCACGAACTGGGCGGCGGACTGCAATGACAGCGGGGCGCTGACATGTGCCGACCTGATTGCAGGCGTGATTCCCGATAGCGTGGGAGTCGCCATCCCAGGAAATACGGGAGCGAGCGGACGCACGGCACAGCTTTCACTCCTCAACGATTCGCTCTATTCGGGGTCCGCGGAGATGTATGGGCAGGGCTATCTGAAGGTCCACAGCAGCGCGCAGGTGACGGTGCTCGGTGCGGGAGCAGCGGCTTCGACAACAGGCGAAACAAGCGAGGTAGCGAACGGTCAGTTTCTGAACGGCGCGGGCTTGCCGGTGGTGATGGCCGTAGCGTATCCGACAGGGAAATCGGCATGGGTCTCCTATATAAATCCGGCCGCAGGCATTATGGCGAACTCCAACACCGGACCGTTCTTCGAGAGCATGGTGAATGGGTCCTCGGGACAGGCTGTGAACCTGGGAGCGAATCCGGGCGGAAGCTCTGCGCTTGGTCATCAGTTTGCGACCTCGAGCTGCTGGTATGACGTCGGACCGTCCGCGAGCTCGACACATGCGGAGAACCGCTTCTGCATGAAGGGTGGTCCGGGGCTTACGGGATCGGCGGCGGGCTGGGAGTACGACGTGTGGAGCGGCTCAGCATGGGTGGGAGCCTTTAGCCTGGCGGCGCAGGGTTCGACAGCGAATGCAACCGTAAGCGGTGCGGAAGAGGTGCAGGGCGCGCTGAATGCAGCGACGATCAATGGAGAGATCACGGTCGACGGTGTGACCTATGCCAGCTTGAACGCAGCATGGAGCGCGGCGGTGAGCGCAGCGACGGCGAGCGGACAGAACCAGACAGTGCGGCTGGGAGCAGGAAGCTTTGCTGTATCGGCAACGCTGAATGAGCCAACGAACGGGGCGTGCGTAAACCTGATCGGCTCGGGCGGAACGACGGTGAACGCAGGCAGCTCGGCGGCAACCACGCTGACGGTACCTGCGAGCCTGGGCGGAGATGTCTTCTATCTCGGCAACACAGCCCAGGCGCAGGGCTGCAGCTTCAAGGATTTTGTGATTCTGGCCGCAACCAATGCGACACACGGCTTCGAGATGCAGTGGTTCCGCGGGCTGTTGATCGATAACGTGACGGTGAACGATACGACCGCCGAGGGTGTGCTGCTGGGCGAGGAGTCGACGACCGCTGGGCACCAGGCGAACTTCCTGCTGCGGAATGTGACGGTGAGCTACAACGCTTCGCTGTTCACGCCGGCGAGCCGGCCTGCGTATGGGGTGCATATCCAGAAGACTGCGATAGACAGCCACCTGGATGACATTACGGTGCGCAATGCGCTGACGGCGAGCGTCTACAACGAAGGCACAGGCAACACGGGGTATCTGATTCACGGCTTCGGCTATCCCTATACGTGTACGACGGCGCCGTGCTCGAATACGGCGACATCGAGCTCGGCTGCGAATGCCTCGTATGCGACGAACTATGTGATCGAAGATATAGGCGGCGGGGGAAGTATCTGGACAGATACGTACCTAGATAGCCCGGCGATTGCCGGGTTTTATATTGGCGCGGATGGGGTTACGGCGCATGGCGGGCACATCCAATGGCCGGATCTGACGAGCTTTCCGGCGGCCAACCTGGCATATGTAGCAGACGGAGTTACAAATAATCTGATGCTGGGAAATATCGACTGCCTGGAGATGAACACGGCGGTGAACTGGATCACGTATGCGGGCACGTCGGGCAATCCTCCGACCTTCAGCACGGTGCATGGGCTGACGGGCTGCGGCAATTATGTACAGGCACTGAATCCGGAAGAGGTGACGGGGTTCTCGAGCGGCGGCGCGAATATCAACGATCCCTCGGGAGCGGTACCGCGGGTCTGGTCGACGCCGATTGCGGCGGCTTCGAGTTATCCGGCCTATGTGGCTCAGCTTTATACGGGCTACGAAGGCGATGTGATCCAGGGACACTTTTCCGGGGTGAGTCCGTTTTTCAACGTGACATACCAGGGCACGATCAAATCGAATGGCGGCATTGCGCTGGGCACAGTGCTGAATACCGCATCGACGCTGACCCTGACGAATGCGAACAAGAATGTGATTGCGAATGCGGTGAGCGGGGCACAGACGATCACGCTGCCGAGCTGCTACACGGCGTGGCCGGACAAGGCATCGCCGACGGGGCTGGAGTTCACAATCATCAAGTCGGATACTTCAGCAAATGCGGTGACCCTAGCGACGGTGAGTTCGCAGAACATCAACTATGCCGGAACTTCAGCGACGACGCTGGCGATCTCTGCGGCGGGAAAGCGGACGCTGATCTGCGGGCCGGATTACAACTGGTACGCCTTCTAG
- a CDS encoding terminase, giving the protein MHSECEIAAAIAGAERQELDSILLLGQRLEWNDGSERLAVLLARSWLRIRDREGQRIPLVPNRAQQLYEERRGQRNIVLKARQMGVSTWITGRFFLKTILVPGTLTVQVAHTQEAAEALFRMVHRFVESLPKELRATMRTSKSNVRQIGFALLDSEYRVESASDGNAGRGLTMTNLHASEVARWPGDAGETLQGLRAALAPSGELALESTPMGAGGCFWNEWQEAEPGGTVRHFFPWWLEPSYVSQAVCETMLTAEERQLMEVEGLSCAQISFRRQLKANFRGLAKQEYAESAEDCFLSSGMCVFEHDALAKLEREAREPREVQCHGQLRVWYPAAAGRRYVVAVDPAGGGAEGDWSAVQVVEVEQGIQCAELAAKMGGLELAREVEKLAREYNEALVVVERNNHGAAILAFLTTVCQYAKLYEQDGMAGWLTSAVSRPQMIAGMGVALMASPQAFLSRRLIRECRTFVRHRNGKIAAQYGEHDDCLMAMAIALAVRGELMLKK; this is encoded by the coding sequence ATGCATTCTGAATGCGAGATTGCTGCGGCGATTGCGGGAGCGGAAAGGCAGGAACTGGATTCGATCCTGCTTTTGGGCCAGAGGCTGGAGTGGAACGACGGGAGCGAAAGGCTGGCGGTATTGCTGGCTCGGTCGTGGCTGAGGATTCGTGACCGCGAGGGGCAGCGGATTCCGCTGGTGCCGAACCGGGCGCAGCAGCTATATGAAGAGCGGCGCGGGCAGCGGAACATTGTGCTGAAGGCACGGCAGATGGGAGTAAGCACCTGGATCACGGGGCGCTTCTTTCTGAAGACGATCCTGGTGCCAGGGACGCTGACGGTGCAGGTGGCGCACACGCAGGAGGCGGCGGAGGCGCTGTTCCGGATGGTGCACCGGTTTGTCGAATCGCTGCCGAAGGAGCTGCGGGCGACGATGCGGACGTCGAAGTCGAATGTGCGGCAGATCGGCTTTGCGTTGCTGGACAGCGAGTACCGGGTGGAGAGTGCCTCGGACGGGAATGCAGGGCGCGGACTGACGATGACGAATCTGCATGCCTCGGAGGTGGCGCGGTGGCCGGGCGATGCGGGGGAGACGCTGCAGGGATTGCGGGCGGCTCTGGCGCCGAGTGGAGAGTTGGCGCTGGAGTCGACACCGATGGGTGCGGGTGGGTGCTTCTGGAACGAGTGGCAAGAGGCGGAGCCGGGTGGCACGGTTCGGCACTTCTTTCCCTGGTGGCTGGAGCCGAGTTATGTGAGCCAGGCGGTGTGCGAGACGATGCTGACAGCCGAAGAGCGGCAGCTGATGGAGGTAGAGGGATTGAGCTGCGCGCAGATCAGCTTCCGGAGACAGTTGAAGGCGAACTTTCGCGGCCTGGCGAAGCAGGAGTATGCCGAGAGCGCGGAAGATTGCTTCCTGAGCAGCGGGATGTGCGTCTTCGAGCATGACGCACTGGCCAAGCTGGAGCGCGAGGCACGGGAGCCGCGCGAGGTCCAGTGCCATGGGCAGCTGCGGGTCTGGTATCCGGCGGCAGCTGGGCGACGGTATGTGGTGGCGGTGGATCCGGCTGGCGGCGGCGCGGAGGGCGACTGGTCGGCGGTGCAGGTGGTGGAGGTAGAGCAGGGCATCCAGTGCGCGGAGCTGGCGGCGAAGATGGGCGGCCTTGAATTGGCGCGGGAGGTGGAGAAGCTGGCGCGGGAGTATAACGAGGCCTTGGTGGTGGTGGAGCGGAACAATCATGGCGCTGCCATCCTGGCTTTTCTGACGACGGTGTGCCAGTACGCAAAGCTCTACGAGCAGGATGGGATGGCGGGATGGCTGACGTCGGCGGTATCGCGGCCACAGATGATTGCAGGGATGGGTGTGGCGCTGATGGCATCTCCGCAGGCATTTCTGAGCCGGCGGTTGATCCGGGAATGCAGGACATTTGTACGGCATCGGAACGGGAAGATTGCGGCCCAGTATGGGGAGCATGATGACTGCCTGATGGCCATGGCGATCGCGCTGGCGGTGCGCGGGGAACTGATGCTCAAGAAGTAA
- a CDS encoding HipA domain-containing protein, whose amino-acid sequence MAILAVQHIRRMRGGAQGQLMLGDDGEAWVVKFQNNPQHLRVLVNELMATKLAAAAGLTVPDCDVIEVTEWLAANTPEMYMDLGPRQEPCRPGLCFGSKLVGGLMPGNLLDYLPEEQLTGVKNLAEFAGILALDKWTCNVNGRQAVYTKGRREKHYTATFIDYGYCFNAGEWVFRDSPLRGVFQRNLVYEAVTGWESFEPWLSRIESMAAQTVWEIAETVPPEWYGGDAAAIEELVEHLMLRRSRVRELVESFRESNRAPFPNWGKRPGELRKSLFVEPAWSDKFSGGRVM is encoded by the coding sequence TTGGCAATCCTGGCGGTGCAGCATATCCGGCGGATGCGCGGCGGAGCGCAGGGGCAGCTGATGCTGGGGGACGACGGCGAGGCCTGGGTGGTGAAGTTCCAGAACAACCCGCAGCACTTGCGGGTACTGGTGAACGAACTGATGGCAACGAAGCTGGCCGCGGCAGCCGGGCTGACCGTGCCGGACTGCGATGTAATCGAGGTGACGGAGTGGCTGGCGGCGAACACTCCGGAGATGTACATGGACCTGGGCCCTCGGCAAGAGCCATGCCGACCGGGGCTGTGCTTTGGATCGAAGCTGGTGGGCGGGTTGATGCCCGGCAATCTGCTGGATTATCTGCCCGAGGAGCAACTGACCGGGGTGAAGAACCTGGCGGAGTTTGCCGGGATCCTGGCGCTGGATAAGTGGACGTGCAATGTGAATGGGCGGCAGGCTGTCTATACAAAGGGCCGCCGGGAAAAGCACTACACGGCGACGTTTATCGATTATGGATATTGCTTCAACGCCGGAGAGTGGGTGTTTCGCGATTCGCCGCTGCGCGGGGTGTTTCAGCGCAACTTGGTGTATGAAGCGGTGACAGGGTGGGAGAGTTTCGAGCCGTGGCTGAGCCGGATTGAGTCGATGGCGGCGCAGACGGTGTGGGAGATTGCCGAAACGGTGCCACCGGAGTGGTACGGCGGGGATGCTGCGGCGATCGAAGAGCTGGTAGAACATCTGATGTTAAGGCGCAGCCGGGTGCGGGAGCTGGTGGAGAGCTTTCGGGAATCGAATCGGGCGCCCTTTCCAAACTGGGGGAAGAGGCCTGGGGAGTTGCGAAAGTCGCTGTTTGTGGAGCCTGCGTGGAGCGATAAGTTTTCTGGTGGGCGGGTGATGTAG
- a CDS encoding DUF3037 domain-containing protein, with protein sequence MNARIPCEFFLVRYVPDPIRGEFVNIGVLLREAGRPESATVRFTRDWSRVRCIDPEADTEMLEALEGELRQRLTEEGQPVMKTMAESFSQMVQVTTAKPSLAESMVAEMELLLRLHVENRKRESAARKSGRMMIHGRMRSEFERAGVWELMRKRIPVSSYTRAGDPLKIDCGYRPNGVIKVFHAVAPDTDTELAKVLAFSMEGLTKGFAEKEGAALDFAAIVQPLTALAGDPDREEQYRFSLETMESKGIRVLTTERLPLIAETARRELRV encoded by the coding sequence TTGAACGCGCGCATTCCATGTGAGTTCTTCCTGGTGCGGTACGTGCCGGACCCGATACGCGGCGAGTTCGTGAATATCGGCGTGCTGCTGCGCGAAGCGGGGCGACCGGAATCGGCGACGGTGCGCTTCACGCGTGACTGGAGCCGGGTGCGATGCATCGATCCGGAGGCGGATACGGAGATGCTGGAGGCCCTCGAAGGCGAGCTGCGGCAGCGGCTCACGGAAGAGGGCCAGCCGGTGATGAAGACCATGGCCGAATCGTTCTCGCAGATGGTGCAAGTGACCACGGCGAAACCTTCGCTGGCGGAATCGATGGTAGCGGAGATGGAGCTGCTGTTGCGGCTGCATGTGGAGAACCGCAAGCGGGAATCCGCCGCGCGCAAGAGCGGGCGGATGATGATCCATGGGCGAATGCGCTCAGAGTTCGAACGGGCCGGGGTGTGGGAGCTGATGCGCAAACGAATTCCGGTGTCGAGCTACACGCGAGCGGGCGATCCGTTGAAGATCGATTGCGGGTACCGGCCGAACGGGGTAATCAAGGTGTTTCACGCGGTGGCGCCAGACACGGATACGGAGCTAGCGAAGGTGCTGGCTTTCAGCATGGAAGGCCTGACCAAGGGGTTTGCAGAGAAGGAAGGCGCGGCGCTCGACTTTGCCGCCATCGTGCAGCCTCTGACGGCACTCGCTGGCGATCCGGACCGGGAGGAGCAGTACCGGTTTTCGCTCGAGACGATGGAGTCGAAGGGAATCCGCGTGCTGACGACAGAGAGGCTGCCTCTGATCGCAGAAACAGCCCGGCGGGAGTTGCGGGTTTAG
- a CDS encoding phage portal protein — MSWKNAMDKAWKQLGGARHKEAGSSADLAAAEEVAKRRTMALPSIFGPYPVANHALPKPTPANLRRFAETPVVRRAINIIKDRVASMDWQVRLKRDFTPDRVGYAARKQRALRRALEEPNNTDSFRTLLEQVLEDTLVGGFGAIEMEGTGDPERPFSLWPVDGGTIQINPKWDGSASSPRYAQATGLAGTTGLIPLKDDELIYLRLNPRTHTPFGLGSLEVAFETVNTLLSAHRFAGKLASNAVVQYALWIDETTPAQHERLIRWWQDEIEGTGRVPILSSVQKPEVLRFAQGTDADLRLNWQQFLIRMVANAFNLPPLLLGLENDVNRSTAGELVDEAFHSAITPLARLVAEHITRDLFAKKLGWREFEFVFNELDARDEMSEIQIQTALLAAGVLTVNEVRAMRGLAALPGGSVALPNAAELVEVGKAVLMQSTE, encoded by the coding sequence GTGAGCTGGAAGAATGCGATGGATAAGGCATGGAAGCAGCTGGGCGGTGCACGCCACAAAGAGGCAGGTAGCAGCGCGGATCTGGCTGCAGCAGAAGAGGTAGCGAAGCGGCGGACGATGGCGCTGCCCTCAATATTCGGCCCGTATCCGGTGGCGAATCATGCGCTGCCCAAGCCGACACCAGCGAATCTGCGGCGCTTTGCCGAGACGCCGGTAGTACGGCGGGCAATCAACATCATCAAGGATCGCGTGGCCAGCATGGACTGGCAGGTGCGGTTGAAACGCGACTTCACGCCGGACAGGGTGGGCTATGCGGCGCGCAAGCAGAGGGCGTTGCGACGAGCGCTGGAGGAGCCGAACAATACGGACAGTTTTCGCACACTGCTGGAGCAGGTGCTCGAGGACACACTGGTAGGCGGATTCGGAGCGATTGAGATGGAGGGGACCGGTGATCCGGAACGGCCTTTCTCGCTGTGGCCGGTGGATGGGGGGACAATCCAGATCAATCCGAAGTGGGATGGCTCGGCGAGTTCCCCGCGCTATGCACAGGCAACAGGCCTGGCGGGAACGACGGGATTGATTCCTCTGAAAGACGATGAGCTGATCTATTTGCGGCTGAATCCGCGCACGCATACGCCGTTCGGGCTGGGGTCGCTGGAGGTAGCCTTCGAGACGGTGAACACGCTGCTCAGCGCGCACCGATTCGCTGGCAAACTGGCGAGCAACGCGGTGGTGCAGTATGCGCTGTGGATCGACGAGACGACGCCGGCGCAGCATGAGCGGCTGATCCGCTGGTGGCAGGACGAGATCGAGGGTACGGGACGGGTGCCGATTCTGAGCTCGGTGCAGAAGCCCGAGGTGCTGCGCTTTGCGCAGGGCACGGATGCCGATCTGCGGCTGAACTGGCAGCAGTTCCTGATCCGCATGGTGGCGAATGCCTTCAATTTGCCTCCGCTGCTGCTGGGCCTCGAAAACGATGTAAACCGCTCGACGGCGGGAGAGCTGGTCGATGAGGCCTTCCACAGCGCGATTACGCCGCTGGCGCGCCTGGTGGCCGAGCACATCACGCGGGATCTTTTCGCGAAGAAGCTGGGCTGGCGCGAGTTCGAGTTCGTCTTCAACGAGCTGGATGCACGGGACGAGATGTCGGAGATCCAGATTCAGACGGCATTGCTCGCGGCTGGAGTGCTGACGGTGAACGAAGTGCGCGCCATGCGCGGGCTGGCTGCGCTGCCGGGAGGATCGGTGGCGTTGCCGAATGCCGCAGAGCTGGTAGAGGTGGGAAAGGCGGTGCTGATGCAGTCGACGGAGTGA
- a CDS encoding ATP-grasp domain-containing protein has translation MSLSRPIAIYYEQPRWFLPLFAELDRRGTPYVKLNATEHAYAIEDHPEQKYSLVVNRMSPSAWNREHGDCIFYTLGFLDHLKQRGVRVINGLTAFRNELSKAAQLSLLDELGLPYPKARVIHRASQAVAATEGLRWPVVVKPNIGGSGAGVKRFDTPEALTAAADAGELAFGLDATALVQEFIPARGGHIVRVEVLNGKFLYAIKVHITGETFDLCPADICRTADGATLDASLAACPLEAPKAGLRIESYEPPAEVIADVERIMAASGIELGGIEYIVDGRDGDDRDGQRLYYDINALSNFVSDGLHLVGFDPFVKLADWLEAEASRVESEAN, from the coding sequence ATGTCGTTGTCACGCCCGATTGCCATTTATTACGAACAGCCGCGCTGGTTTCTGCCGCTCTTTGCCGAGTTGGATCGCCGTGGAACCCCGTACGTCAAGCTGAATGCGACGGAACATGCCTACGCGATCGAAGATCACCCCGAGCAGAAATACTCGCTCGTGGTGAATCGCATGAGCCCTTCCGCATGGAATCGCGAGCACGGTGACTGCATCTTCTACACGCTCGGCTTTCTCGATCATCTCAAGCAGCGCGGCGTGCGCGTCATCAACGGGCTTACGGCATTCCGCAATGAGCTGTCCAAGGCCGCGCAGCTCTCACTGCTCGACGAGCTTGGGCTGCCTTATCCCAAGGCACGTGTGATTCATCGCGCCTCACAGGCCGTCGCCGCAACGGAAGGCCTGCGCTGGCCGGTGGTGGTCAAGCCGAATATCGGCGGCTCGGGTGCGGGCGTGAAGCGATTCGACACGCCGGAGGCGCTGACCGCCGCTGCCGATGCGGGTGAGCTCGCCTTCGGTCTCGATGCGACAGCGCTGGTGCAAGAGTTTATCCCGGCGCGCGGCGGCCACATCGTGCGCGTGGAGGTGCTCAACGGCAAGTTCCTCTATGCCATCAAGGTCCACATCACTGGCGAGACATTTGACCTGTGCCCGGCGGACATCTGCCGCACTGCGGACGGCGCGACGCTGGATGCCAGTCTCGCAGCCTGCCCGCTCGAGGCACCGAAGGCCGGCCTGCGCATCGAAAGCTACGAGCCACCAGCCGAAGTCATTGCGGACGTGGAGCGCATCATGGCCGCCAGCGGCATCGAGCTCGGCGGCATCGAGTACATCGTCGATGGTAGAGACGGGGACGATCGCGACGGACAGCGGCTCTACTACGACATCAATGCCCTCTCGAATTTCGTCTCCGATGGTCTGCATCTCGTCGGCTTCGATCCTTTTGTGAAGCTGGCCGACTGGCTCGAAGCTGAAGCGTCTCGTGTAGAAAGCGAGGCCAACTGA